One Salarias fasciatus chromosome 22, fSalaFa1.1, whole genome shotgun sequence DNA segment encodes these proteins:
- the LOC115409653 gene encoding tripartite motif-containing protein 16-like, whose amino-acid sequence MAQGGAQMDPLKFSCSICLDPLKDPVTVPCGHSYCSNCINGHWDEEQNKGIYSCPQCRKEFMQRPDLEINFMLAELVEDLKKTGLQAAAADLCSAGPEDVACDVCSGRKLKAVKSCLVCVASYCEEHLQGHYEAAPLKKHQLVEPSKKLQEKICSLLDEVKKIFCRTDQQCICYLCTMDQHRGHETVPAAAERSQKQKELEGSRLNIQQRIQEREKDVKLLQQQMFAINVSADEAVEHSEESFTQMIRLLQKRSLEVKRQLRSQQQTAVGGLKELEEKLQQEIAELKRKDVQLEQLAHTEDHTEFLHSYTSVSALSEPTHSCSIQTAPLRYFEDVAAVVSESREKFQDFLRENEEEMLLLQPQPESRADFLQYSQQITLDPNSVNRELKLSDGDRKVTCTEEDQPYSDHPDRFTEYRQVLSRESLTGRSYWEVERRRGVFVAVTYKNISRAGREKECVFGGDDKSWALDCVSDTFSFYHNNIQTPVSGPWSSRVGVYLDHRAGILSFYSVSETMTLLLRVQTSFTQPLHAGVYVCPGSSAEFLKPE is encoded by the coding sequence atggctcagggaggagctcagatgGATCCACTAAAGttctcttgttccatctgtctggatcccctgaaggatccggtgacggttccctgtggacacagctactgcagcaaCTGTATTAATGGACACTGGGATGAAGAGCAAAACAAGGGAATCTACAGCtgtcctcagtgcaggaaggagttcATGCAGAGACCAGACCTGGAGATAAACTTCATGTTGGCAGAGTTagtggaggatctgaagaagactggactccaagctgctgcagctgatctctgctctgctggacctgaagatgtggcctgtgatgtttgctctgggaggaagctgaaagccgtcaagtcctgtctggtctgtgtggCCTCTTACTGTGAGGAACACCTCCAAGGTCACTACGAAGCAGCTCCATTGAAGaaacaccagctggtggagccctcCAAGAAGCTCCAGGAGAAGATCTGCTCTCTTCTCGATGAGGTGAAGAAGATTTTCTGTCGCACTGATCAGCAGTGTATCTGTTACCTCTGCACCATGGACCAACACAGAGGCcatgaaacagtcccagctgcagcagaaaggagccagaagcagaaggagctggaggggagtcgactaaacatccagcagagaatccaggagcgagagaaagacgtgaagctgcttcagcagcagatgtttgccatcaatgtctctgctgatgaagcagtggagcacagcgaggagagcttcacccaGATGATCCGTCTCCTCCAGAAAAGAAGCCTTGAGGTGAAGCGGCAgctcagatcccagcagcaaactgcagtggGTGGACTCAAAGAGcttgaggagaagctgcagcaggagatcgctgagctgaagaggaaagacgtccagctggagcagctggctcacacagaggaccacaccgAGTTTCTCCACAGCTACAcctcagtgtcagcactcagtgagcccacacactcctgcagcatccagactgctcctctcagatactttgaggatgtggcagcagttgtgtcagagagcagagagaaattCCAGGACTTCCTGAGAGAGAATGAAGAGGAGATGTTACTGCTAcaaccacagccagagagcagagcagacttcTTACAATATTCACAGCAGATCACTCTGGATCCAAACTCTGTGAACAGAGAGCTGAAATTATctgatggagacagaaaagtaACTTGTACAGAGGAAGATCAGCCTTattctgatcatccagacagattcactGAATATCGTCAggttctgagcagagagagtctgactggacgtagttactgggaggtggagaggagaagaggagttTTTGTAGCAGTCACatacaagaacatcagcagagcagggagggagaaggaatgtgtgtttggaggtGATGACAAATCTTGGGCTTTAGATTGTGTCTCTGACACTTTTAGTTTTTATCACAACAACATCCAAActcccgtctcaggtccttggtcctccagagtgggagtgtacctggatcacagagcaggtattctgtctttctacagtgtctctgaaaccatgactctcctcctcagagtccagacctcCTTCACTCAGCCGCTACATGCTGGAGTTTATGTTTGTCCTGGATCCTCAGCAGAGTTCCTGAAACCTGAGTAG